The following coding sequences lie in one Desulfonatronum thiodismutans genomic window:
- a CDS encoding GspE/PulE family protein yields the protein MTVAPTSPLQGEVLFRQGRFQDAVQSLLDEYRGGGKTFAVITLLIQSMRALGQHREMADFLAKAVMESSLSMPEQAALYYQLGQALFQAKDMTQAKQAFWQAHRLNPNHPGLADKLKAIGHRELRPQHRYSLLVSRGLLTEDQLAEMTQTAKEAGEDLDQYLLREVKLEKAVLGESLSAFYEVPFVPFDPNIDAPFELLEKRKLDPDYLKRSGWTPLAVDGNSITVLMANPFDHARLDEIRFIFGTSRIEPKVALALDIQGFIDLFYRSLGSEELMELGDSMEAQTDEEAEPGLDEETGVSDSEVVRLVNALLVEAWRRGASDIHIEPDPQNRYCTVRFRIDGSCHEFRKIRAGMAKPLISRVKIMAHLNIAERRLPQDGKIKMRLPELGKIVEFRVAILPTIENHEDVVLRVLASGKPLPLERLGMSDENLAKFKSSVYKPYGLIIVVGPTGSGKTTTLHSAISYINTPERKIWTAEDPVEITQEGLRQVQINPKIGLDFATTLRSFLRADPDVIMIGEMRDAETAHIGVQASLTGHLVFSTLHTNSAPETITRLLDMDLDPFNFADSLLCVVAQRLIKTLCSHCKEAYHPDKQEVDDLAKEFGPGFDQYIPMSREISLYRAKGCGQCNHGYRGRTGAHELMTSSTQIKNLIKRRGHTEEIRDQAVADGMLTLKQDALLKVLQGFTDMVQVRSVSGW from the coding sequence ATGACCGTCGCCCCGACCTCCCCATTACAGGGCGAAGTGTTGTTTCGCCAAGGACGCTTTCAGGACGCGGTTCAGTCCTTGCTGGACGAATATCGCGGAGGCGGGAAGACCTTCGCGGTGATCACCCTACTGATCCAGTCCATGCGCGCCCTGGGGCAGCACCGGGAAATGGCCGACTTTCTGGCCAAGGCGGTGATGGAATCCTCGCTTTCCATGCCCGAGCAGGCCGCGCTCTACTATCAGCTGGGGCAGGCCTTGTTTCAGGCCAAGGATATGACCCAGGCCAAGCAGGCTTTTTGGCAGGCCCACCGGCTGAACCCGAACCATCCGGGACTGGCTGATAAGTTGAAAGCCATCGGCCATCGGGAGCTTCGTCCGCAACACCGCTACAGCCTGTTGGTTTCTCGTGGTTTACTGACCGAAGACCAACTCGCGGAAATGACCCAGACCGCCAAGGAGGCCGGCGAGGATCTGGACCAGTATTTGCTTCGGGAAGTGAAGCTGGAAAAGGCCGTGCTGGGCGAATCCTTGTCCGCGTTTTACGAAGTGCCTTTCGTGCCCTTTGATCCGAATATCGACGCGCCTTTTGAACTACTGGAAAAACGCAAGCTGGACCCGGATTATCTGAAGCGCTCCGGCTGGACCCCGCTGGCCGTTGATGGCAATTCCATCACCGTGTTGATGGCCAACCCCTTTGATCACGCCCGGTTGGACGAAATCCGGTTCATTTTCGGCACCAGCCGGATCGAGCCCAAGGTCGCCCTGGCATTGGACATCCAGGGCTTCATCGACTTGTTCTACCGCAGCCTGGGGTCCGAGGAACTGATGGAGCTCGGGGACTCGATGGAGGCCCAGACAGACGAGGAGGCTGAACCGGGCTTGGACGAGGAAACCGGGGTCTCGGACTCCGAGGTCGTCAGGCTGGTCAACGCCCTGCTGGTGGAAGCCTGGCGGCGAGGTGCCTCGGACATTCACATCGAGCCCGACCCTCAGAATCGCTATTGCACGGTGCGCTTTCGCATCGACGGCAGTTGTCACGAATTCCGCAAGATCCGCGCCGGGATGGCCAAGCCGTTGATTTCCCGTGTCAAAATCATGGCTCACCTGAACATCGCCGAGCGCCGACTGCCCCAGGACGGCAAGATCAAGATGCGCCTGCCCGAGCTGGGCAAGATCGTCGAATTCCGGGTGGCCATCCTGCCGACCATCGAGAATCACGAAGACGTGGTTCTGCGCGTACTGGCCTCCGGCAAGCCCTTGCCTTTGGAACGGCTGGGCATGTCCGACGAGAACCTGGCCAAGTTCAAGTCTTCGGTCTACAAGCCTTACGGGCTGATCATCGTGGTCGGGCCAACCGGTTCCGGAAAAACCACGACCCTGCATTCGGCCATCAGCTACATCAACACCCCGGAGCGCAAGATCTGGACCGCCGAAGATCCCGTGGAAATCACCCAGGAAGGGCTACGTCAGGTTCAGATCAACCCGAAGATCGGCCTGGATTTCGCCACCACCTTGCGCTCCTTTCTTCGAGCCGACCCGGACGTGATCATGATCGGCGAAATGCGCGACGCGGAGACCGCGCACATCGGGGTCCAGGCGTCGCTGACCGGGCACCTGGTCTTTTCCACCCTGCATACCAATTCCGCGCCGGAAACCATCACCCGTCTGTTGGACATGGACCTGGACCCCTTCAATTTCGCGGATTCCCTGCTCTGCGTCGTGGCCCAGCGCCTGATCAAAACCCTCTGCTCCCACTGCAAGGAGGCCTATCATCCGGACAAGCAGGAGGTGGACGACTTGGCCAAGGAATTTGGACCGGGCTTTGACCAGTACATTCCCATGTCCCGGGAAATTTCCCTGTACCGGGCCAAGGGTTGCGGGCAGTGCAACCATGGGTACCGCGGCAGAACGGGGGCCCATGAACTGATGACCAGCTCCACGCAGATCAAAAATCTGATCAAGCGTCGCGGCCACACGGAGGAAATTCGGGACCAAGCCGTGGCTGACGGGATGTTGACCCTGAAGCAAGACGCTTTGCTCAAGGTGCTCCAGGGCTTCACGGACATGGTTCAGGTGCGCTCGGTCAGTGGATGGTGA
- a CDS encoding aminotransferase class I/II-fold pyridoxal phosphate-dependent enzyme has translation MHLKPFRLERYFAKYEFTAPFLMCTSDSESMPLGELLAMEPDAGRSFQALWLGYTESLGGPELRHEIAALYDSASAEHVLVHAGAEEAIFNFMHVVLEPGDHVVVQAPYYQSLGEVALGIGAHVAPWRGDPERGWALEIDDLVPLLTPRTKLVVVNFPHNPTGFLPSTAFARELAALSKKHDFIIFADEVYRGLELDPSLRLPGFVDLDERAVSLGVMSKTYGLAGLRIGWIATHDRELYRKMAAFKDYTTICNSAPSEFLAALALRNASGIIQRNQEIVRSNLDALDAFFAEHARWFDWQRPLAGTVAFPRLKGADVDGFCSDLVERAGVLLLPGTLYEPGLNHFRVGYGRRNLPQALSQLASYLAKS, from the coding sequence ATGCACCTGAAACCTTTTCGATTGGAGCGGTATTTCGCCAAATATGAATTCACGGCTCCATTTCTGATGTGTACCTCGGACAGCGAGAGTATGCCCCTGGGCGAGCTGCTGGCCATGGAACCTGATGCCGGGCGAAGTTTCCAAGCGCTTTGGCTGGGCTACACGGAATCGCTTGGTGGTCCTGAATTGCGGCACGAAATCGCTGCGCTGTACGATTCGGCATCCGCGGAGCATGTTCTCGTGCATGCCGGGGCTGAAGAGGCGATTTTCAACTTCATGCATGTCGTGCTTGAGCCGGGGGATCACGTGGTCGTACAGGCTCCGTACTACCAATCCTTGGGTGAAGTGGCCCTGGGCATTGGCGCGCACGTCGCTCCGTGGCGCGGCGATCCGGAGCGGGGCTGGGCCCTGGAGATCGACGATCTCGTGCCGCTTTTGACCCCGCGCACGAAACTGGTGGTGGTCAATTTTCCCCACAATCCAACGGGCTTTTTGCCGTCCACGGCATTTGCCCGGGAACTTGCCGCGTTGTCCAAAAAGCATGACTTCATCATCTTTGCCGATGAGGTGTACCGAGGTCTGGAGCTTGATCCGTCCCTCCGCTTGCCGGGCTTCGTGGATCTGGATGAGCGGGCCGTCTCCCTGGGGGTGATGTCCAAGACCTACGGCCTGGCCGGTTTGCGCATCGGTTGGATTGCCACCCACGACAGGGAACTGTACCGGAAAATGGCCGCCTTCAAGGACTATACCACTATCTGCAACAGCGCTCCCAGCGAATTTCTGGCCGCCTTGGCGCTGCGCAACGCCTCAGGGATCATCCAGAGGAATCAGGAAATCGTCCGCTCCAACCTGGATGCCCTGGACGCTTTTTTCGCCGAACATGCCCGCTGGTTCGACTGGCAGCGACCCCTTGCCGGCACGGTGGCCTTTCCCCGGCTGAAAGGCGCCGACGTGGACGGGTTCTGCTCCGATCTCGTGGAGCGGGCCGGTGTGCTGTTGCTTCCGGGAACGCTGTATGAGCCCGGACTGAACCATTTTCGGGTTGGATACGGTCGACGCAACCTGCCTCAAGCTTTGAGCCAATTGGCATCCTATCTGGCGAAATCCTGA
- a CDS encoding LexA family transcriptional regulator: MKFDDFFKRASQIAEISSQKDLANLLGIEPPAITLAKTRGVPKSWALTLSSMLGVNLEWLKTGTGPVYQADKHKTRFIPKVSARACAGGGSLEVWDNIVAEIPFDREWVARKGRPEKMVVMDVVGDSMSPELEPGDSILLDQSQTEVLSNNLYVVGLADVLQVKRVQARPGLITLYSTNQRYQPVTLQGDEVESLRVIGRVLWSSRSYA; this comes from the coding sequence ATGAAATTTGACGACTTCTTCAAACGCGCATCCCAGATCGCCGAAATCAGCAGTCAGAAAGACCTGGCCAATCTCCTGGGCATTGAACCTCCAGCCATCACCCTGGCCAAGACCAGAGGCGTGCCCAAAAGCTGGGCACTGACCCTTTCCAGCATGCTCGGGGTGAATCTGGAGTGGCTGAAAACCGGGACCGGGCCGGTGTATCAGGCCGATAAGCACAAGACCAGGTTCATCCCCAAGGTTTCGGCCAGGGCCTGCGCGGGCGGCGGTTCCCTGGAAGTGTGGGACAACATCGTCGCCGAGATCCCTTTTGACCGGGAATGGGTCGCCAGGAAGGGCAGGCCGGAAAAAATGGTCGTCATGGACGTAGTCGGCGACAGCATGTCTCCGGAGCTGGAACCCGGCGACAGCATCTTGCTTGACCAGAGCCAGACCGAGGTCCTGAGCAACAACCTCTACGTGGTCGGCCTGGCGGACGTGTTGCAGGTCAAAAGGGTCCAGGCCCGCCCTGGCCTGATCACGCTTTACAGCACCAATCAACGCTATCAGCCGGTCACCTTGCAGGGCGACGAGGTCGAGTCGTTGCGGGTCATTGGTCGGGTTCTGTGGAGCAGTCGGAGCTACGCCTGA
- a CDS encoding ADP-ribosylglycohydrolase family protein, protein MNRETIERAQGCLLGQLAGDALGSLVEFQSPEQIRRVYPDGVRDMADGCAHDTIAGQPTDDSEMALALARMLVFRGSYDAGAAKQAYLDWLRSEPFSRGATITAGLTGEPNQDSQANGALMRISPLGIFGSRFELNQVARWAVQDAELTHPHPICLQVNALFTLAVAQAVATGAEPKELVVDMLEWAQDMDADPLLFRVIKACINEPPRDYLQHQGWVLISFGNAVWQLLNAPTLEDGIMDTIMRGGDTDTNAAICGALLGAVHGLGAVPKRWVKTVLACRPQTGLSGVRRPRPEIYWPVDALELAEQLLSTP, encoded by the coding sequence GTGAACAGGGAAACCATTGAACGCGCCCAAGGTTGTCTGCTGGGCCAACTGGCCGGCGACGCGCTGGGAAGCCTGGTGGAGTTTCAATCCCCGGAACAAATCCGGCGGGTCTATCCCGACGGGGTGCGCGACATGGCCGACGGTTGCGCGCACGACACCATCGCGGGCCAACCCACGGACGATTCCGAAATGGCCCTGGCCCTGGCCAGGATGCTGGTTTTCCGCGGAAGCTACGACGCCGGAGCCGCGAAACAAGCCTATCTCGACTGGCTGCGCTCCGAGCCCTTCTCCCGCGGCGCGACCATCACCGCCGGACTAACCGGTGAACCGAACCAGGACAGCCAGGCCAACGGGGCCCTGATGCGCATCAGCCCCCTGGGCATTTTCGGTTCGCGATTCGAGTTGAACCAGGTGGCCCGGTGGGCCGTCCAAGACGCTGAATTGACCCATCCCCACCCGATTTGTCTCCAAGTCAACGCCCTCTTCACCCTGGCCGTTGCCCAGGCCGTTGCCACCGGAGCCGAGCCCAAGGAGCTTGTCGTCGACATGCTCGAATGGGCCCAGGACATGGACGCCGACCCGCTCCTGTTCCGCGTGATCAAGGCCTGCATCAACGAACCGCCCAGAGATTATCTCCAGCACCAGGGCTGGGTGCTCATCTCCTTTGGCAACGCCGTCTGGCAGCTGCTCAACGCCCCGACCCTGGAAGACGGGATCATGGACACGATCATGCGCGGCGGGGACACGGACACCAACGCCGCCATCTGCGGCGCGTTGCTGGGCGCGGTCCACGGCCTCGGCGCCGTGCCGAAAAGATGGGTCAAAACCGTCCTCGCCTGTCGCCCCCAAACCGGCCTTTCCGGAGTGCGCCGGCCTCGCCCGGAAATCTACTGGCCCGTGGACGCCCTGGAACTGGCCGAACAGTTGCTATCAACGCCATGA
- a CDS encoding glycine betaine uptake BCCT transporter: MFQDKVFLTSLAIVVVFVLAGVIDPELLDRASAVLHGAIIAHFGWAYMLSGFFFLVFCLVLALSRYGEIKLGRDHEKPEYTYFGWFSMLFAAGMGIGLIFWGVAEPLSHYMDPPEFIQPETGQAATFAMRYSFFHWGLHPWAIYIVMSLGIAYFSFRRGMPPLISSCFYPMLGNRIYGPIGNFIDIMAVFATIFGIATSLGLGAIQINSGLEHLYGLPSSTGFTLLIILVTTLLFMISAAVGLDKGIQTLSKTNILLAFALLLFMLVAGPTSYILNVFTDTIGGYVGNMLEMSLAVNPFLGQEWYKNWTLFYWAWWIAWSPFVGIFVARISRGRTIREFISGALLVPTLLTFVWFSVFGGASLFLELEQGTNIGLAVQSDVSTGLFLVFDHFPGALILSNAALVLLIVFFVTSADSATFVLGIMTSKGSPNPSLAKKITWGITQSSVAAILLVSGGLTALQRMAITAALPFNFILLFMCYNIWKALASEARESRLRQ, translated from the coding sequence ATGTTCCAAGACAAGGTCTTTCTGACCTCGTTGGCCATTGTCGTCGTGTTCGTCCTCGCCGGAGTGATCGATCCGGAATTGCTGGACCGCGCCTCCGCCGTCCTTCACGGGGCGATCATCGCTCATTTCGGCTGGGCCTACATGCTCTCCGGCTTTTTCTTCCTGGTGTTCTGCCTGGTCCTGGCTTTGAGCAGATACGGCGAGATCAAACTGGGGCGGGATCATGAAAAGCCCGAGTACACCTACTTCGGCTGGTTCAGCATGCTGTTCGCCGCTGGAATGGGCATCGGCCTGATTTTCTGGGGCGTGGCCGAACCCCTCAGCCACTACATGGACCCGCCGGAATTCATCCAGCCGGAAACCGGACAGGCGGCGACGTTCGCCATGCGCTACAGTTTCTTCCACTGGGGGCTGCACCCTTGGGCGATCTATATCGTGATGAGCCTGGGCATCGCCTATTTTTCCTTCCGCCGCGGCATGCCGCCCCTGATCAGCTCCTGCTTCTACCCCATGCTCGGCAACCGCATCTACGGCCCCATCGGCAATTTCATCGACATCATGGCTGTTTTCGCCACCATCTTCGGAATCGCCACTTCCCTGGGGCTCGGCGCGATCCAGATCAACAGCGGCCTGGAGCACCTTTACGGCCTGCCTTCCTCCACCGGCTTCACGCTGCTGATCATCCTGGTGACGACGCTTCTCTTTATGATTTCCGCCGCGGTGGGGCTGGACAAGGGCATTCAGACCCTGAGCAAGACGAATATCCTCCTGGCCTTTGCCCTGCTCCTGTTCATGCTGGTCGCTGGGCCGACCTCGTACATACTCAACGTGTTTACCGACACCATCGGCGGATACGTGGGCAACATGCTGGAAATGAGCCTGGCGGTGAATCCGTTCCTGGGACAGGAATGGTACAAGAACTGGACCCTGTTCTACTGGGCCTGGTGGATCGCCTGGTCGCCCTTCGTGGGCATCTTCGTGGCCAGGATTTCCCGTGGCCGGACCATCCGGGAGTTCATCAGCGGCGCCCTGCTTGTGCCGACCTTGCTGACCTTTGTCTGGTTCAGCGTGTTCGGGGGGGCCTCTTTATTCCTGGAACTGGAACAAGGAACGAACATCGGCCTGGCGGTCCAAAGCGACGTGTCCACGGGCCTCTTTCTGGTCTTCGACCACTTTCCCGGTGCGCTGATCCTGTCCAACGCCGCCTTGGTGCTGCTGATCGTCTTTTTCGTGACTTCGGCGGACTCGGCCACCTTTGTCCTGGGCATCATGACCAGTAAAGGATCGCCCAACCCCTCCCTGGCCAAGAAAATCACCTGGGGAATCACGCAATCCTCGGTTGCCGCCATCCTGCTCGTTTCCGGAGGCCTGACCGCCCTGCAGCGCATGGCCATCACCGCGGCATTGCCGTTCAATTTCATTCTGCTGTTCATGTGCTACAACATTTGGAAAGCCCTGGCGTCCGAAGCACGGGAGAGCCGGTTGAGGCAATGA
- the mtgA gene encoding monofunctional biosynthetic peptidoglycan transglycosylase — translation MNKKNEPKIGKKSKTKRRKPSLPGVIVRVLLLAILTFVVSSVLLVGLLRFYPPPTSAFMVKRQVDGLFQQSKSPRIHYQWTDWEFISPHMALAVVAAEDQQFPLHRGFDFQSISEALEERRTKGRVRGASTITQQTAKNLFLWEGRSFARKGVEAWFAVLIEALWPKRRILEIYLNIVEFGDGVYGVRSAAMVFFDKEPSQLTRSEAALMAAVLPNPKRFSVVAPSGYMQQRTRQIERQMNNLGGAYLRNL, via the coding sequence ATGAACAAAAAGAATGAACCAAAAATCGGAAAAAAATCGAAAACAAAAAGACGCAAGCCAAGTCTCCCAGGAGTTATCGTAAGAGTATTGCTGCTTGCGATTCTTACGTTTGTTGTTTCCTCCGTGCTCCTGGTAGGATTGCTTCGCTTTTACCCACCTCCAACCAGCGCGTTCATGGTTAAAAGACAAGTGGACGGCTTGTTTCAGCAGAGCAAATCTCCACGAATTCATTACCAGTGGACAGACTGGGAGTTCATATCACCGCACATGGCACTTGCTGTCGTTGCGGCTGAGGACCAGCAATTCCCACTCCATCGGGGGTTTGATTTTCAATCCATCAGTGAGGCGCTTGAAGAGAGGCGGACGAAAGGGCGGGTTCGTGGAGCCAGCACCATAACACAGCAGACGGCCAAGAACCTGTTTCTCTGGGAAGGCAGAAGCTTCGCACGCAAGGGCGTTGAAGCCTGGTTCGCGGTTTTGATTGAGGCGCTCTGGCCCAAGAGGCGGATTTTGGAAATATATCTCAACATCGTGGAATTTGGAGACGGAGTGTACGGTGTGCGATCGGCGGCAATGGTATTCTTCGATAAAGAGCCTTCTCAACTGACCAGAAGCGAGGCCGCACTCATGGCCGCCGTGTTGCCAAACCCCAAAAGATTCAGCGTCGTCGCCCCATCCGGATACATGCAGCAAAGGACCCGACAGATTGAGAGACAGATGAACAACCTTGGCGGCGCCTACTTGCGGAATCTTTGA
- a CDS encoding CgeB family protein, producing the protein MTATPLRILTVLPLYGGSLPIGRYCVRALRALGHTVECFEAPEFHGAFRALREQRIAADRLVALENGFLQLVAQTVLAKVEHFEPDLVLALAQAPLSRQALQRLRRDKVPTAMWFVEDYQVFPYWKAFARLYDAFAVIQKEPFFGLLEELDQRNALYLPLAADPDFHRPLDIPRELSAVDQRRYGSDLSFLGAGYPNRLVAFRQFLSLDFKIWGNDWPTHGPLTPLLQRPGERITPEEAVKIFNAAKINLNLHSSVKAEPLVTGGDFVNPRTFELASCQAFQLVDRRGMLAELFTDRELAVFEDMEGLREAIRHYLAHPEERLAMSRLARERVLREHTYQHRMTTLLEFLQERLGLSAIRTKGEPGVSAPLPDNSPLAALSPELRAQVDNLLHDLDLRPTVRFEDLIWTIRQRQGTLSELETALLFLDEWRKQYGRGR; encoded by the coding sequence ATGACCGCCACGCCCCTGCGAATTCTCACGGTCCTGCCCCTGTACGGCGGGTCCCTGCCCATTGGCCGCTACTGCGTCCGGGCTCTGCGCGCCCTGGGCCACACGGTGGAATGCTTCGAGGCCCCGGAATTTCACGGCGCGTTCCGGGCCCTCAGGGAACAGCGCATTGCCGCGGATCGGCTGGTGGCCTTGGAAAACGGCTTCCTCCAACTCGTGGCCCAGACCGTACTGGCCAAAGTGGAACATTTCGAGCCGGATCTGGTCCTGGCCCTGGCCCAGGCTCCGTTAAGCCGCCAGGCCCTGCAACGTCTGCGCCGGGACAAGGTGCCCACGGCCATGTGGTTCGTGGAGGACTACCAGGTTTTCCCCTACTGGAAAGCCTTTGCCCGGCTCTACGACGCCTTTGCGGTGATCCAGAAGGAGCCGTTTTTCGGGCTGCTGGAAGAGCTGGATCAGCGCAACGCCCTCTACCTCCCCCTGGCCGCGGACCCGGACTTTCACCGCCCCCTGGATATCCCCCGGGAACTGTCCGCCGTGGACCAGCGCCGCTATGGATCGGACCTCTCCTTTCTCGGCGCCGGATACCCCAACCGGCTGGTCGCGTTTCGCCAATTCCTGTCCCTGGACTTCAAAATCTGGGGCAACGACTGGCCCACCCACGGCCCCCTGACCCCGCTGCTGCAACGCCCCGGGGAACGGATCACCCCGGAGGAGGCGGTCAAGATCTTCAACGCCGCCAAGATCAACCTGAACCTGCACTCCAGCGTCAAGGCCGAACCCCTGGTCACAGGCGGCGACTTCGTCAACCCCCGGACCTTCGAGCTGGCCTCCTGCCAGGCCTTTCAACTGGTGGACCGCCGCGGCATGCTGGCCGAATTGTTCACGGATCGGGAGCTGGCTGTGTTCGAGGACATGGAGGGTTTGCGCGAGGCCATCCGCCATTACCTGGCCCACCCCGAAGAGCGCCTGGCCATGAGCCGCCTGGCCCGGGAGCGGGTGCTGCGCGAACACACCTACCAGCATCGCATGACGACCCTGCTGGAGTTTCTCCAAGAACGCCTCGGCCTGAGCGCGATCCGGACCAAAGGCGAACCCGGCGTTTCCGCCCCGCTCCCGGACAACTCCCCCTTGGCAGCCCTTTCTCCGGAACTGCGCGCCCAGGTGGACAACCTGCTCCACGACCTGGACCTGCGTCCCACGGTCCGCTTCGAAGACCTGATCTGGACCATCCGCCAACGCCAAGGCACCCTCAGCGAGCTGGAAACCGCCCTGCTGTTTCTGGACGAATGGCGCAAGCAGTATGGCAGGGGAAGATAG
- a CDS encoding universal stress protein, giving the protein MLKKIVQPLDLSESLADVKIRSSFIDRFGGQEIVLIHVMNPGLGDKGMVRARLAHLVDELNQVGIQAKSVVTQGHVASQITRAAMESAADVIYLPASRKNFLVSSFLGSTTEDVIRLSDIPVFIHKQRPELVRTEKVRNLVFATDFGKAASRVWLYVRMLGRFVSKLTILHVGERASDPDTEQLRRENAETLLQELRAKFTDDFQEVALISRIGSPAKHIIDVVEQIQADLVVLGRLNEPFPSKLLGSTCSRVTSGVSSSVLLIP; this is encoded by the coding sequence ATGCTGAAAAAAATTGTCCAGCCGTTGGACCTGAGCGAATCCCTCGCGGATGTAAAAATTCGCTCGTCGTTCATCGACCGGTTCGGCGGCCAGGAGATCGTCCTGATCCATGTCATGAACCCCGGGCTCGGCGACAAGGGCATGGTGCGGGCGCGATTGGCGCATCTTGTCGACGAGTTGAACCAGGTGGGCATCCAGGCCAAGTCCGTGGTCACGCAAGGTCATGTGGCCTCCCAGATCACCCGGGCCGCCATGGAGTCGGCCGCGGACGTGATCTATCTGCCCGCCAGCCGCAAGAACTTCCTGGTTTCGTCATTTTTGGGGAGCACGACCGAAGACGTCATCCGCCTCTCCGATATCCCGGTCTTCATCCACAAGCAGCGGCCAGAGCTGGTCCGTACCGAGAAGGTTCGCAACCTCGTCTTTGCCACGGACTTTGGCAAGGCGGCGAGCCGGGTCTGGCTGTATGTGCGCATGCTGGGCCGCTTCGTTTCCAAGCTGACCATCCTCCACGTGGGAGAACGGGCCTCCGACCCGGACACGGAACAACTGCGCAGGGAAAACGCCGAGACGTTGCTCCAGGAGCTGCGCGCGAAATTCACGGACGACTTCCAGGAGGTCGCCCTGATCTCCCGGATCGGCTCGCCCGCCAAACACATCATCGACGTCGTCGAGCAGATCCAGGCCGACCTGGTCGTCCTGGGACGGCTCAATGAACCGTTTCCTTCCAAACTGCTCGGTTCCACCTGCTCTCGGGTCACATCCGGGGTATCCAGCTCGGTTTTGCTGATTCCCTGA
- a CDS encoding HD domain-containing protein, translated as MTGMDMEAPVLALVGFAREHFSPDAQDRANMALKLDHCLRVFQEAETITIREGLQPDATRRSLWAALFHDVGRFPQYATHKTFDDRKSTDHGSLGVRTLKRRGLLAALDEHDRKAVLAAVILHNKRFLPPDLPDWAAVPARVVRDADKLDIFQVMIEHLRPGARNNPVVTLGLHDEPAVCTDALVEQILAGKLGDYARMRTLNDFRLLLCSWVYDLNFPASRQAVEERGHLNELLDDLPDLQKIRRVRETVLSALERK; from the coding sequence ATGACCGGCATGGACATGGAGGCCCCCGTACTCGCCTTGGTGGGCTTCGCTCGGGAACATTTTTCCCCTGATGCGCAAGACCGGGCCAACATGGCCCTCAAGCTGGACCACTGCTTGCGGGTTTTTCAGGAAGCCGAGACGATTACGATCCGGGAAGGTCTTCAGCCGGACGCGACCCGCCGGTCGCTCTGGGCCGCTCTGTTCCACGATGTGGGGCGGTTTCCGCAGTATGCGACCCATAAAACCTTCGACGACCGCAAATCCACGGATCACGGCAGTCTCGGGGTTCGGACCTTGAAGCGGCGCGGCCTGCTTGCGGCTCTGGATGAACACGACCGCAAGGCCGTGCTGGCGGCGGTGATCCTGCACAACAAGCGCTTTTTGCCCCCCGACCTTCCTGATTGGGCCGCGGTCCCTGCCCGGGTGGTCCGGGATGCGGACAAGCTGGACATCTTCCAGGTGATGATCGAGCACCTTCGTCCCGGCGCACGGAACAACCCGGTGGTTACTCTGGGATTGCACGACGAGCCCGCCGTCTGCACGGATGCGTTGGTGGAACAGATCCTGGCCGGAAAATTGGGCGACTACGCCAGGATGCGCACGCTCAACGACTTCCGACTGCTGCTGTGCAGCTGGGTCTATGATCTGAACTTCCCCGCCTCCAGGCAGGCCGTGGAAGAGCGTGGCCACCTGAATGAACTCCTGGACGACCTCCCGGACCTGCAGAAAATTCGTCGCGTGCGGGAAACCGTGCTTTCCGCCTTGGAACGGAAATAA